Proteins from a genomic interval of Trifolium pratense cultivar HEN17-A07 linkage group LG6, ARS_RC_1.1, whole genome shotgun sequence:
- the LOC123893064 gene encoding LOB domain-containing protein 18-like has translation MSLNSSGSGSNGGGSGSGGNSGSPCGACKFLRRKCVSGCIFAPYFDSEHGTTHFAAVHKVFGASNVSKLLLGIPINRRLDAAVSLCYEAQARLRDPIYGCVGHIFALQQQVLSLQAELSYMQSHINSSELTQPPLPPPQAAVAPAVFSFADLPPPTATTMPVTYDMSTLFDPMGQPSLAMQHQRPNIDPRQYLPARGPTSTTSSHRQIGSSSAPSSNASSSPSFSKFSK, from the exons ATGAGTCTAAACTCTAGTGGCAGCGGCAGTAACGGTGGTGGTAGTGGGAGTGGCGGCAATAGCGGTAGCCCTTGTGGGGCATGCAAGTTTTTAAGGAGGAAATGTGTGTCAGGGTGTATTTTTGCTCCGTACTTTGATTCGGAGCATGGCACAACCCATTTCGCGGCTGTGCATAAAGTTTTTGGGGCTAGTAATGTATCCAAACTCCTTCTTGGCATTCCAATTAATAGGAGGCTTGATGCTGCAGTCTCTCTTTGTTATGAAGCTCAAGCAAGATTGAGAGATCCTATCTATGGATGTGTTGGTCACATCTTTGCTCTCCAGCAACAG GTGCTGAGTCTACAAGCTGAACTCTCCTACATGCAAAGCCACATTAATTCATCAGAGTTAACCCAACCACCTCTACCACCACCACAGGCGGCCGTAGCACCAGCCGTCTTCTCCTTTGCCGATCTTCCACCACCCACCGCCACAACTATGCCGGTGACCTATGACATGTCTACACTTTTTGATCCTATGGGCCAACCTTCATTGGCTATGCAACACCAGAGGCCCAATATTGACCCACGTCAATATTTACCTGCTCGTGGCCCAACATCAACCACTAGTTCTCACAGACAAATTGGGTCTTCATCTGCACCATCTTCCAATGCTTCATCTTCTCCTTCATTTTCCAAATTTTCTAAATGA
- the LOC123893191 gene encoding LOB domain-containing protein 19-like — protein MDLRYGGRDGGDGPCGACKFLRRKCVKGCCIFAPYFESSGQGSAHFAAVHKVFGASNAAKLLMRIPVHKRLDAVVTLCYEALARATDPVYGCVAHIFALQQQVVELQAELAYVQARLSILNRISQEPQFQQPQNSSISPTMHSSSLHHLSSNNETSYMSMQNHHPIPFELSNFHNNPSYYSYHQQLNDQELQANLP, from the exons aTGGATTTGAGATATGGTGGTAGAGATGGTGGTGATGGACCTTGTGGTGCTTGTAAGTTTCTAAGGAGAAAATGTGTGAAAGGTTGTTGCATATTTGCACCATATTTTGAGTCATCAGGACAAGGAAGTGCTCATTTTGCAGCAGTTCATAAGGTGTTTGGTGCTAGCAATGCAGCTAAGTTACTGATGCGGATTCCAGTTCATAAACGTCTTGATGCTGTTGTTACTCTTTGTTATGAGGCTCTTGCTAGAGCTACTGATCCTGTTTATGGTTGTGTTGCTCACATCTTTGCTCTTCAACAACAG GTTGTGGAGTTGCAAGCAGAGTTAGCTTATGTACAAGCCCGTCTTTCAATATTGAATCGCATATCTCAAGAACCTCAATTTCAACAACCTCAGAACTCTTCAATATCCCCAACAATGCATTCCTCATCACTTCATCATTTGTCATCAAACAATGAAACTTCTTACATGTCCATGCAAAATCATCATCCAATACCTTTTGAATTAAGCAACTTTCACAATAATCCATCATACTATTCCTATCATCAACAACTCAATGACCAAGAACTCCAAGCTAATTTGCCATGA
- the LOC123890457 gene encoding 65-kDa microtubule-associated protein 3-like, translated as MFSKHSSQFSQQETMCESLLKELQVIWDELGESDSQKDAMLLEIEQMCLDLYKKKVDEAKLYRAQLQHEIADYEEEISGICAAIGKQSPLFEPKSRGNLKKEREAVISQLEEIRKLKTERKKQFLEVLHQLQNISSELYGNVGVNSNLDEKNLSFEKLEELKRQLIQFQNEKVSRLKQVSDLLDTLSSLCSVLGLDVKDKISEICPTMTSAVTKDVSDNTLKSLTSEVMSLREVKMQRMQKLQNCATSLLEMWNLMDTPLEEQQKFHNMTSKIVALESEFTEPNILSIDNIIYVEREVRRLEQFKSTKMKELVQKKKLELEEVCKNTHLTIQTVFPSGHPIDLFDSESANHEKMLEQIEDQISKTKEEAFSRKEILEKVEKWLAAIQEESWLEEYNRDDNRYNAGRGAHLALKRAEKARVLLSKIPGMIEALILKVAAWEKEREFEFLYNGTRLLSMLEDYNTLRQEKENEKQRQKEEKRLKGQLMAEHETFFGSKPSPCKSGMKAPRCSISTGVPNTRKFSVAGAMLQDLRQATLIQQSNKKGKSTSKVFGHAATMTPQSALKGIGIQSPITRKPLSPVSSTVLSKANINSQEPRKIKNVATKPMLQKSEKLIGTPPSKPFIADDDDEKENKTPKNTRSSVPTTPLTVPMFTVTTPDTLTSKAATKIASSLEYSFEELRAGFVLPQTHVQ; from the exons ATGTTCAGCAAACATAGCAGTCAGTTTTCTCAGCAAGAAACAATGTGTGAATCGTTGCTTAAAGAACTTCAG GTAATATGGGATGAACTTGGAGAATCCGATTCTCAAAAGGATGCAATGTTGCTTGAAATAGAACAAATGTGTCTGGATTTGTATAAGAAAAAAGTGGATGAAGCTAAACTGTACAGGGCACAACTTCAGCATGAAATTGCTGATTATGAAGAAGAAATTTCTGGCATCTGTGCTGCAATTGGTAAACAGTCACCACTT TTTGAGCCTAAGTCTCGTGGAAACTTGAAGAAAGAACGTGAAGCTGTTATTTCACAACTTGAGGAGATTCGCAAGTTGAAAACTGAAAGAAAGAAACAGTTTTTGGAAGTCTTACACCAGTTGCAGAATATTTCCAGTGAGCTGTATGGCAATGTGGGGGTTAATTCAAACTTAGACGAGAAGAACTTATCTTTTGAAAAACTTGAAGAATTAAAGAGGCAActaattcaatttcaaaatgaaaag GTCAGTCGACTGAAACAGGTATCTGATCTACTGGACACTCTTAGTTCACTGTGCTCGGTTCTTGGTCTTGATGTCAAAGACAAAATTAGCGAGATTTGCCCCACTATGACTTCCGCTGTTACAAAAGATGTAAGTGACAATACATTAAAGAGTTTGACTTCTGAAGTTATGAGTTTGAGAGAGGTTAAAATGCAAAGAATGCAGAAG CTTCAAAATTGTGCAACTTCACTATTAGAGATGTGGAATTTGATGGATACCCCACTTGAGGAACAACAGAAATTTCACAACATGACCAGTAAAATTGTTGCTTTGGAATCTGAATTTACCGAGCCTAACATACTATCAATTGACAACATCATCTAT GTTGAGAGAGAAGTTAGAAGGCTTGAGCaatttaaatcaacaaaaatgaaagaaCTTGTACAGAAAAAGAAGTTGGAGTTAGAGGAAGTGTGCAAAAATACACATTTGACTATACAAACAGTTTTTCCTAGTGGACATCCAATAGATTTATTTGACTCgg AATCTGCAAACCATGAAAAAATGTTAGAACAAATTGAGGACCAAATTTCAAAGACAAAAGAAGAAGCTTTTAGCAGGAAAGAAATTCTTGAAAAGGTTGAGAAGTGGTTGGCTGCTATTCAAGAAGAAAGCTGGCTCGAGGAATACAATAGG GATGATAATCGTTATAATGCTGGAAGAGGTGCGCATCTTGCGTTGAAACGTGCTGAGAAAGCCCGTGTTTTATTAAGCAAAATTCCTG GGATGATAGAGGCATTGATTTTAAAAGTTGCAGCATGGGAGAAAGAAAGAGAATTCGAGTTTTTGTACAACGGA ACTCGGCTGCTTTCCATGCTTGAAGATTACAATACCTTAAGGCAGGAGAAAGAGAATGAAAAGCAAAGACAAAAg GAAGAAAAGAGACTAAAGGGACAACTGATGGCTGAGCATGAAACATTTTTCGGGTCAAAACCCAGCCCATGTAAAAGTGGGATGAAGGCTCCCAGATGTTCAATTTCAACAGGAGTTCCAAATACTAGAAAATTTTCTGTTGCTGGAGCTATGCTTCAGGATCTAAGACAAGCAACTCTTATTCAGCAATCTAATAAAAAAG GAAAGAGTACCTCTAAGGTTTTTGGTCATGCAGCAACGATGACTCCACAAAGTGCACTAAAGGGAATTGGAATTCAATCACCAATAACTAGGAAGCCACTCTCTCCTGTTTCTTCTACAGTACTGTCCAAAGCCAACATAAATTCTCAAGAGCCTAGAAAAATAAAGAATGTTGCAACAAAACCAATGCTGCAAAAAAGTGAAAAGCTAATAGGAACTCCACCTTCCAAACCATTCAttgctgatgatgatgatgagaaagAAAACAAGACTCCAAAGAATACCAGATCTTCTGTGCCAACAACTCCTCTGACTGTCCCTATGTTCACTGTCACTACACCAGATACTCTTACTTCTAAGGCTGCTACAAAGATTGCTTCATCACTTGAGTATTCATTTGAAGAGTTGAGAGCTGGTTTTGTCCTACCTCAGACTCATGTTCAATGA